A stretch of Anaeromyxobacter dehalogenans 2CP-1 DNA encodes these proteins:
- a CDS encoding DUF2971 domain-containing protein, giving the protein MEGTEVSPVGGFVYHYTKASTALELILESMTIRLGPISETHDPLEGHREYTGFSAADDGLPDLSAWDKVDDVAKRARVACFCLDGDLSSPDPCALDFAPPWAGWARDRMWAQYAGGHTGVCLAFDRRKLVDAFNLALASRGECIAQEVAYSDDPVSSVGPRSLSYDNERIQQVGTEKYAAEYRRQHAPTLYLTKRLDYEGEREFRLVLLDDDTSGKEALVPIRGALVYFMLGDRFPRAYLPCVDAIMRREDVPTYQFKYESGRNVSAYTYFASDRSLSGTCPR; this is encoded by the coding sequence ATGGAAGGCACCGAGGTTTCCCCAGTCGGCGGGTTCGTCTACCACTATACGAAGGCCTCGACCGCGCTCGAGCTCATTCTCGAGTCGATGACGATCCGGCTGGGCCCAATCTCGGAGACGCACGACCCGCTGGAGGGGCACCGCGAGTACACGGGGTTCTCCGCGGCGGACGATGGCCTGCCGGACCTTTCCGCCTGGGACAAGGTCGACGACGTGGCAAAGCGGGCGCGAGTCGCGTGCTTCTGCCTAGACGGCGACCTCTCGTCGCCTGACCCGTGCGCGCTGGACTTCGCTCCGCCGTGGGCCGGTTGGGCGCGGGACCGGATGTGGGCGCAGTACGCGGGTGGCCACACCGGGGTGTGCCTAGCGTTCGACCGGCGGAAGCTTGTCGACGCGTTCAACTTGGCGCTGGCGAGCCGGGGGGAGTGCATCGCCCAAGAGGTCGCCTACAGCGACGACCCCGTCTCCTCCGTCGGGCCGCGCTCGCTCTCATACGACAACGAGCGGATCCAGCAGGTCGGCACCGAGAAGTACGCCGCCGAGTACCGGCGGCAGCACGCGCCGACGCTCTACCTGACGAAGCGCCTGGACTACGAGGGCGAGCGAGAGTTCAGGCTCGTGCTCCTCGATGACGACACGTCGGGGAAGGAGGCGCTGGTCCCGATTCGCGGCGCGCTCGTCTACTTCATGCTCGGGGATCGCTTCCCGCGAGCGTACCTGCCATGCGTCGACGCGATCATGCGGCGCGAGGACGTGCCCACCTACCAGTTCAAGTACGAGTCGGGCCGGAACGTGAGCGCGTACACGTACTTCGCGTCCGACCGGAGTCTTTCCGGAACCTGCCCG